A region from the Halobellus litoreus genome encodes:
- the hisG gene encoding ATP phosphoribosyltransferase encodes MRIAVPNKGRLHEPSVDLLERAGLHIESAADRKLYAETVDPDVSVLFARAADIPEYVWDGAAAVGITGRDQVVESGRDLVELVDLEFGRCRLVLAAPEDGDIAEPADVAGKSVATEFPRITREYLEREGIDADVVEVTGATELTPHVEMADAIVDITSTGTTLRMNRLAVVGEVLESSVRLYAHPDHADDPKVDQLVTAFESVLAAENKRYVMMNAPRERLDDVREVIPGLGGPTVMDVAGDDHVAVHVVVDERDVFEVVNDLKAVGASGILVTEIERLVE; translated from the coding sequence ATGCGCATCGCCGTCCCCAACAAGGGCCGCCTGCACGAGCCGAGCGTCGACCTGCTGGAACGGGCCGGACTCCACATCGAGAGCGCCGCGGACCGGAAACTGTACGCCGAGACCGTCGATCCCGACGTGAGCGTGCTGTTCGCCCGCGCGGCCGACATCCCCGAGTACGTCTGGGACGGGGCCGCCGCGGTCGGCATCACCGGCCGCGACCAGGTCGTCGAGTCCGGCCGCGACCTGGTCGAACTCGTCGATCTCGAATTCGGCCGCTGTCGGCTCGTCCTCGCCGCGCCGGAGGACGGCGACATCGCCGAGCCGGCCGACGTGGCGGGCAAGAGCGTCGCGACCGAGTTCCCCCGGATTACGCGGGAGTATCTGGAACGCGAGGGAATCGACGCCGACGTCGTCGAGGTGACCGGCGCGACCGAACTGACGCCGCACGTCGAGATGGCCGACGCCATCGTCGACATCACCTCGACGGGCACGACGCTGCGGATGAACCGCCTCGCGGTCGTCGGCGAAGTGCTCGAATCCTCGGTCCGGCTCTACGCCCACCCCGACCACGCCGACGATCCGAAGGTCGACCAGCTGGTGACGGCCTTCGAGTCGGTGCTCGCGGCCGAGAACAAGCGCTACGTGATGATGAACGCGCCGCGGGAGCGACTCGACGACGTCCGTGAGGTCATCCCCGGCCTGGGCGGCCCGACGGTGATGGACGTCGCCGGCGACGACCACGTCGCGGTACACGTCGTCGTCGACGAGCGCGACGTCTTCGAGGTCGTCAACGATCTGAAAGCCGTCGGCGCGTCTGGGATCCTCGTTACCGAGATCGAACGGCTCGTCGAGTAG
- a CDS encoding DUF7473 family protein, with product MSPISIPLQSAGGGPLAIAGTFASFAVFLSITAHIAARNVLGDVPVRNAFLVGPVPAAISILIATFAENDPVLFGGLFVALALDGVAIAYVYGESRKLSAYITLIHFVVSVILGTILFGIWALATSAPG from the coding sequence GTGTCTCCAATATCGATCCCGCTGCAGTCCGCCGGCGGCGGCCCGCTCGCCATCGCCGGCACGTTCGCCTCGTTCGCGGTCTTTCTCTCGATCACGGCCCACATCGCCGCGCGGAACGTCCTCGGCGACGTTCCCGTCCGCAACGCGTTCCTCGTCGGACCGGTTCCGGCGGCGATCAGCATCCTGATCGCGACGTTCGCCGAGAACGACCCCGTCTTGTTCGGCGGCTTGTTCGTCGCGCTCGCCCTCGACGGCGTCGCGATCGCGTACGTCTACGGTGAGTCCCGAAAACTGTCCGCTTACATCACGCTCATCCACTTCGTCGTCAGCGTCATTCTGGGGACGATCCTCTTCGGGATCTGGGCGCTCGCGACGAGCGCGCCCGGATAA
- a CDS encoding TATA-box-binding protein translates to MSDPKDTINIENVVASTGIGQELDLQSVAMDLEGADYDPEQFPGLVYRTQEPKSAALIFRSGKIVCTGAKSTDDVHESLHIVFEKLRELKIPVDDDPEITVQNIVTSADLGRNLNLNAIAIGLGLENIEYEPEQFPGLVYRLDEPSVVALLFGSGKLVITGGKAPDDAREAVDVIVSRLSDLGLLDD, encoded by the coding sequence ATGAGCGACCCCAAGGACACGATCAACATCGAGAACGTCGTCGCCTCCACCGGGATCGGTCAGGAGCTCGACCTCCAGAGCGTGGCGATGGACCTCGAGGGCGCTGATTACGACCCCGAGCAATTTCCCGGTCTCGTCTATCGGACGCAGGAGCCGAAGTCCGCGGCGCTTATCTTCCGCTCCGGCAAGATCGTCTGCACCGGCGCGAAGTCGACCGACGACGTCCACGAGAGCCTCCACATCGTCTTCGAGAAGCTCCGCGAACTGAAGATTCCCGTCGACGACGACCCCGAGATCACGGTTCAGAACATCGTCACGTCCGCCGATCTGGGTCGAAACCTCAACCTCAACGCCATCGCCATCGGGCTCGGGCTGGAGAACATCGAGTACGAACCCGAGCAGTTCCCCGGCCTCGTCTACCGCCTCGACGAGCCCTCCGTCGTCGCGCTCCTGTTCGGTTCCGGCAAACTCGTCATCACCGGCGGGAAAGCCCCCGACGACGCCCGCGAAGCCGTCGACGTGATCGTCTCCCGGCTGAGCGATCTCGGTCTCCTCGACGACTGA